Proteins from a genomic interval of Equus quagga isolate Etosha38 chromosome 13, UCLA_HA_Equagga_1.0, whole genome shotgun sequence:
- the ARHGEF2 gene encoding rho guanine nucleotide exchange factor 2 isoform X8 — translation MKEAKDARYTNGHLFTTISVSGMTMCYACNKSITAKEALICPTCNVTIHNRCKDTLANCTKVKQKQQKAALLKNNTALQSVSLRSKTTTRERPSSAIYPSDSFRQSLLGSRRGRSSLSLAKSVSTTNIAGHFNDESPLGLRRILSQSTDSLNMRNRTLSVESLIDEGAEVIYNELMSDFEMDEKDFAADSWSLAVDSSFLQQHKKEVMKQQDVIYELIQTELHHVRTLKIMTRLFRTGMLEELQLEPAVVQGLFPCVDELSDIHTRFLSQLLERRRQALCPGSTRNFVIHRLGDLLISQFSGPSAEQMRKTYSEFCSRHTKALKLYKELYARDKRFQQFIRKVTRSAVLKRHGVQECILLVTQRITKYPVLINRILQHSHGMEEERQDLTTALGLMKELLSNVDQDVHELEKGARLQEIYNRMDPRAQTPVPGKGPFGREELLRRKLIHDGCLLWKTATGRFKDVLMLLMTDVLVFLQEKDQKYIFPTLDKPSVVPLQNLIVRDIANQEKGMFLISSGPPEMYEVHTASRDDRSTWIRVIQQSVRVCPSRDDFPLIETEDEAYLRRIKMELQQKDRALVELLQEKVGLFAEMTHFQVEEDGGSGMPLPTLPRGLFRSESLESPRGERLLQDAIREVESLKDLLVGPGVELLSTSREPALPTDPDSGGNTSPGVTANGEARTFNGSIELCRADSDSSQKDRNGNQLRSPQEEALQRLVNLYGLLHGLQAAVAQQDTLMEARFPEGPERREKLSRANSRDGDAGRAGVAPGAPEKQATELALLQRQHTLLQEELRRCRRLGEERATEAGSLEARLRESEQARALLEREAEEARRQLAALGQTEPLPAEAPWARRPLDPRRRSLPAGDALYLSFTPPQPSRGHDRLDLPVTIRSVHRPFEDRERQELGSPEERLQDSSDPDTGSEEEGGGRLSPPHSPRDFTRMQDIPEETESRDGEPVASES, via the exons ATGAAGGAAGCCAAGGATGCCCGCTATACCAATGGGCACCTCTTCACCACCATCTCCGTTTCGGGCATGACCATGTGCTATGCCTGTAACAAGAGCATCACAGCCAAGGAAGCCCTCATCTGCCCAA CCTGCAATGTGACTATCCACAACCGCTGTAAAGACACCCTCGCCAACTGTACCAAGGTCAAGCAGAAG CAACAGAAAGCTGCCCTGCTGAAGAACAACACTGCCTTGCAGTCTGTTTCACTTCGCAGTAAGA CCACCACCCGGGAGcggcccagctctgccatctaTCCCTCCGACAGCTTCAGGCAGTCCCTGCTTGGCTCCCGCCGTGGCCGCTCCTCCTTGTCTTTAGCCAAGAGTGTTTCCACCACCAACATTGCTGG ACACTTCAATGATGAGTCTCCCCTGGGGCTGCGCCGGATTCTGTCCCAGTCCACAGACTCCCTCAACATGCGGAACCGAACCCTGTCGGTGGAGTCCCTCATCGACGAAG GTGCAGAGGTCATCTACAACGAACTGATGAGTGACTTTGAGATGGATGAGAAGGACTTTGCAGCTGATTCCTGGAGCCTTGCTGTGGACAGCAGCTTCTTGCAGCAGCATAAAAAGGAAGTGATGAAGCAGCAGGATGTCATCTACG AGCTAATCCAGACGGAACTGCACCACGTGCGGACACTGAAGATCATGACCCGCCTCTTCCGCACGGGGATGCTGGAAGAGCTACAGCTGGAGCCTGCAGTGGTCCAGGGCCTGTTCCCCTGCGTGGACGAGCTCAGTGACATCCATACACGATTCCTCAGCCAACTGTTAGAACGCCGacgccaggccctgtgccctggCAGCACCCGGAACTTTGTCATCCATCGTTTGGGTGACCTGCTCATCAGCCAG TTCTCAGGTCCCAGCGCAGAGCAGATGCGTAAGACCTACTCGGAGTTCTGTAGCCGCCACACCAAGGCCTTAAAGCTCTATAAGGAGTTATATGCCCGAGACAAACGCTTCCAGCAGTTCATCCGG AAAGTGACCCGCTCGGCTGTGCTGAAGCGGCATGGGGTCCAGGAGTGCATCCTACTGGTGACTCAGCGCATCACCAAGTACCCGGTGCTCATCAACCGGATCTTGCAGCATTCCCAcg ggatggaggaggaacGCCAGGACCTGACGACAGCACTGGGGCTAATGAAGGAGTTGCTATCCAATGTGGACCAGGATGTGCATGAGCTGGAGAAAGGTGCCCGCCTGCAGGAGATCTACAACCGCATGGACCCTCGGGCCCAGACCCCAGTGCCTGGCAAGGGCCCTTTTGGCCGAGAGGAGCTTCTGCGGCGCAAGCTGATCCATGATGGTTGCCTGCTCTGGAAGACGGCAACTGGGCGCTTCAAAG atgtgctgatgctgctgatgacAGATGTGCTGGTGTTTCTCCAGGAAAAGGACCAGAAGTACATCTTCCCTACCCTG GACAAGCCCTCAGTGGTACCACTGCAGAATCTAATCGTTCGGGACATCGCCAACCAGGAGAAAGGGATGTTTCTGATCAGCTCGGGGCCCCCTGAGATGTATGAGGTCCACACGGCATCCCGAGATGACCGGAGCACCTGGATTCGCGTCATTCAGCAGAGCGTGcgagt ATGCCCATCCAGGGATGACTTCCCCCTGATTGAGACGGAGGATGAGGCTTACCTGCGGCGAATCAAGA TGGAGCTGCAACAGAAAGACCGGGCACTGGTGGAGCTGCTGCAAGAGAAGGTCGGGCTGTTCGCCGAGATGACCCATTTCCAGGTGGAAGAGGATGGCGGCAGTGGGAtgcccctgcccaccctgcccaggGGCCTTTTCCGCTCTGAGTCCCTTGAGTCCCCTCGTGGCGAGCGGCTGCTGCAGGATGCCATCCGTGAGG tGGAGAGCTTGAAGGACCTGCTGGTGGGGCCTGGAGTAGAGCTGCTCTCAACATCCCgagaaccagccctgccaacggATCCAGACAGCGGCGGTAACACGAGTCCTGGGGTCACTGCCA ATGGTGAGGCCAGAACCTTCAATGGCTCGATTGAGCTCTGCAGAGCTGACTCAGACTCCAGCCAGAAG GATCGAAATGGAAATCAGCTGAGATCGCCCCAGGAG GAAGCGTTGCAGCGATTGGTCAATCTCTATGGACTTCTACATGGCCTACAG GCGGCTGTGGCCCAGCAGGACACTTTGATGGAAGCTCGGTTCCCTGAGGGCCCTGAGCGGCGGGAGAAGCTGTCTCGAGCCAACTCTCGGGATGGGGATGCTGGCAGAGCCGGGGTTGCCCCCGGGGCTCCTGAAAAGCAGGCCACGGAACTGGCATTACTGCAGCGGCAACACACGCTGCTGCAGGAGGAGCTGCGGCGCTGCCGGCGGCTAGGCGAAGAGCGGGCCACCGAGGCCGGCAGCCTGGAAGCCCGGCTCCGGGAAAGCGAGCAGGCCCGGGCTCTGCTGGAGCGGGAGGCCGAGGAGGCTCGCAGGCAGCTGGCCGCCTTGGGCCAGACTGAACCGCTCCCAGCCGAGGCCCCCTGGGCCCGCAGGCCTCTGGACCCTCGGCGTCGGAGCCTCCCTGCCGGCGATGCCCTGTACTTGAGTTTCACCCCCCCACAG CCCAGCCGAGGCCACGATCGCCTGGATTTGCCTGTGACTATTCGCTCTGTCCATCGACCATTTGAGGATCGAGAGAGACAGGAGCTGGGCAGCCCCGAGGAGCGGCTGCAAGATAGCAGTGACCCTGACACTGGCAGCGAGGAGGAAGGTGGTGGCCGTCTGTCTCCGCCCCATAGTCCACGAG
- the ARHGEF2 gene encoding rho guanine nucleotide exchange factor 2 isoform X6, with product MSRIESLTRARIDRSKELASKTREKEKMKEAKDARYTNGHLFTTISVSGMTMCYACNKSITAKEALICPTCNVTIHNRCKDTLANCTKVKQKQQKAALLKNNTALQSVSLRSKTTTRERPSSAIYPSDSFRQSLLGSRRGRSSLSLAKSVSTTNIAGHFNDESPLGLRRILSQSTDSLNMRNRTLSVESLIDEGAEVIYNELMSDFEMDEKDFAADSWSLAVDSSFLQQHKKEVMKQQDVIYELIQTELHHVRTLKIMTRLFRTGMLEELQLEPAVVQGLFPCVDELSDIHTRFLSQLLERRRQALCPGSTRNFVIHRLGDLLISQFSGPSAEQMRKTYSEFCSRHTKALKLYKELYARDKRFQQFIRKVTRSAVLKRHGVQECILLVTQRITKYPVLINRILQHSHGMEEERQDLTTALGLMKELLSNVDQDVHELEKGARLQEIYNRMDPRAQTPVPGKGPFGREELLRRKLIHDGCLLWKTATGRFKDVLMLLMTDVLVFLQEKDQKYIFPTLDKPSVVPLQNLIVRDIANQEKGMFLISSGPPEMYEVHTASRDDRSTWIRVIQQSVRVCPSRDDFPLIETEDEAYLRRIKMELQQKDRALVELLQEKVGLFAEMTHFQVEEDGGSGMPLPTLPRGLFRSESLESPRGERLLQDAIREVESLKDLLVGPGVELLSTSREPALPTDPDSGGNTSPGVTANGEARTFNGSIELCRADSDSSQKDRNGNQLRSPQEEALQRLVNLYGLLHGLQAAVAQQDTLMEARFPEGPERREKLSRANSRDGDAGRAGVAPGAPEKQATELALLQRQHTLLQEELRRCRRLGEERATEAGSLEARLRESEQARALLEREAEEARRQLAALGQTEPLPAEAPWARRPLDPRRRSLPAGDALYLSFTPPQPSRGHDRLDLPVTIRSVHRPFEDRERQELGSPEERLQDSSDPDTGSEEEGGGRLSPPHSPRDFTRMQDIPEETESRDGEPVASES from the exons ATGTCTCGGATCGAATCTCTCACGCGGGCGCGGATCGACCGGAGCAAAGAGCTGGCGAGCAAG ACCCGGGAAAAGGAGAAGATGAAGGAAGCCAAGGATGCCCGCTATACCAATGGGCACCTCTTCACCACCATCTCCGTTTCGGGCATGACCATGTGCTATGCCTGTAACAAGAGCATCACAGCCAAGGAAGCCCTCATCTGCCCAA CCTGCAATGTGACTATCCACAACCGCTGTAAAGACACCCTCGCCAACTGTACCAAGGTCAAGCAGAAG CAACAGAAAGCTGCCCTGCTGAAGAACAACACTGCCTTGCAGTCTGTTTCACTTCGCAGTAAGA CCACCACCCGGGAGcggcccagctctgccatctaTCCCTCCGACAGCTTCAGGCAGTCCCTGCTTGGCTCCCGCCGTGGCCGCTCCTCCTTGTCTTTAGCCAAGAGTGTTTCCACCACCAACATTGCTGG ACACTTCAATGATGAGTCTCCCCTGGGGCTGCGCCGGATTCTGTCCCAGTCCACAGACTCCCTCAACATGCGGAACCGAACCCTGTCGGTGGAGTCCCTCATCGACGAAG GTGCAGAGGTCATCTACAACGAACTGATGAGTGACTTTGAGATGGATGAGAAGGACTTTGCAGCTGATTCCTGGAGCCTTGCTGTGGACAGCAGCTTCTTGCAGCAGCATAAAAAGGAAGTGATGAAGCAGCAGGATGTCATCTACG AGCTAATCCAGACGGAACTGCACCACGTGCGGACACTGAAGATCATGACCCGCCTCTTCCGCACGGGGATGCTGGAAGAGCTACAGCTGGAGCCTGCAGTGGTCCAGGGCCTGTTCCCCTGCGTGGACGAGCTCAGTGACATCCATACACGATTCCTCAGCCAACTGTTAGAACGCCGacgccaggccctgtgccctggCAGCACCCGGAACTTTGTCATCCATCGTTTGGGTGACCTGCTCATCAGCCAG TTCTCAGGTCCCAGCGCAGAGCAGATGCGTAAGACCTACTCGGAGTTCTGTAGCCGCCACACCAAGGCCTTAAAGCTCTATAAGGAGTTATATGCCCGAGACAAACGCTTCCAGCAGTTCATCCGG AAAGTGACCCGCTCGGCTGTGCTGAAGCGGCATGGGGTCCAGGAGTGCATCCTACTGGTGACTCAGCGCATCACCAAGTACCCGGTGCTCATCAACCGGATCTTGCAGCATTCCCAcg ggatggaggaggaacGCCAGGACCTGACGACAGCACTGGGGCTAATGAAGGAGTTGCTATCCAATGTGGACCAGGATGTGCATGAGCTGGAGAAAGGTGCCCGCCTGCAGGAGATCTACAACCGCATGGACCCTCGGGCCCAGACCCCAGTGCCTGGCAAGGGCCCTTTTGGCCGAGAGGAGCTTCTGCGGCGCAAGCTGATCCATGATGGTTGCCTGCTCTGGAAGACGGCAACTGGGCGCTTCAAAG atgtgctgatgctgctgatgacAGATGTGCTGGTGTTTCTCCAGGAAAAGGACCAGAAGTACATCTTCCCTACCCTG GACAAGCCCTCAGTGGTACCACTGCAGAATCTAATCGTTCGGGACATCGCCAACCAGGAGAAAGGGATGTTTCTGATCAGCTCGGGGCCCCCTGAGATGTATGAGGTCCACACGGCATCCCGAGATGACCGGAGCACCTGGATTCGCGTCATTCAGCAGAGCGTGcgagt ATGCCCATCCAGGGATGACTTCCCCCTGATTGAGACGGAGGATGAGGCTTACCTGCGGCGAATCAAGA TGGAGCTGCAACAGAAAGACCGGGCACTGGTGGAGCTGCTGCAAGAGAAGGTCGGGCTGTTCGCCGAGATGACCCATTTCCAGGTGGAAGAGGATGGCGGCAGTGGGAtgcccctgcccaccctgcccaggGGCCTTTTCCGCTCTGAGTCCCTTGAGTCCCCTCGTGGCGAGCGGCTGCTGCAGGATGCCATCCGTGAGG tGGAGAGCTTGAAGGACCTGCTGGTGGGGCCTGGAGTAGAGCTGCTCTCAACATCCCgagaaccagccctgccaacggATCCAGACAGCGGCGGTAACACGAGTCCTGGGGTCACTGCCA ATGGTGAGGCCAGAACCTTCAATGGCTCGATTGAGCTCTGCAGAGCTGACTCAGACTCCAGCCAGAAG GATCGAAATGGAAATCAGCTGAGATCGCCCCAGGAG GAAGCGTTGCAGCGATTGGTCAATCTCTATGGACTTCTACATGGCCTACAG GCGGCTGTGGCCCAGCAGGACACTTTGATGGAAGCTCGGTTCCCTGAGGGCCCTGAGCGGCGGGAGAAGCTGTCTCGAGCCAACTCTCGGGATGGGGATGCTGGCAGAGCCGGGGTTGCCCCCGGGGCTCCTGAAAAGCAGGCCACGGAACTGGCATTACTGCAGCGGCAACACACGCTGCTGCAGGAGGAGCTGCGGCGCTGCCGGCGGCTAGGCGAAGAGCGGGCCACCGAGGCCGGCAGCCTGGAAGCCCGGCTCCGGGAAAGCGAGCAGGCCCGGGCTCTGCTGGAGCGGGAGGCCGAGGAGGCTCGCAGGCAGCTGGCCGCCTTGGGCCAGACTGAACCGCTCCCAGCCGAGGCCCCCTGGGCCCGCAGGCCTCTGGACCCTCGGCGTCGGAGCCTCCCTGCCGGCGATGCCCTGTACTTGAGTTTCACCCCCCCACAG CCCAGCCGAGGCCACGATCGCCTGGATTTGCCTGTGACTATTCGCTCTGTCCATCGACCATTTGAGGATCGAGAGAGACAGGAGCTGGGCAGCCCCGAGGAGCGGCTGCAAGATAGCAGTGACCCTGACACTGGCAGCGAGGAGGAAGGTGGTGGCCGTCTGTCTCCGCCCCATAGTCCACGAG